A genomic region of Runella rosea contains the following coding sequences:
- the cysD gene encoding sulfate adenylyltransferase subunit CysD has translation MSNIQSPESIVQRQDYLDQLESEAIYIMREVAGQFERPALLFSGGKDSITLVRLAQKAFAPGKIPFPLVHIDTGHNFPEATQYRDWLANEVGAKLIVRQVEDTIKAKGLKEQTGKNATRNWLQTFTLLDTIEEFEFDACIGGARRDEEKARAKERIFSFRDEFGQWDPKRQRPELWNLFNGKISKGENVRCFPISNWTELDVWSYIEREKIPLPSIYFSHQREMILRDGNLLANADFIFKDENDVIVTKTVRFRTVGDMTCTAAVESDADTIEKVVNEIKATRISERGETRIDDQQTEAAMEDRKKGGYF, from the coding sequence ATGTCCAATATCCAAAGTCCAGAGTCTATTGTCCAACGTCAGGACTATTTAGACCAACTCGAATCCGAAGCCATTTACATCATGCGTGAAGTGGCAGGGCAATTTGAGCGCCCCGCGTTGTTGTTTTCGGGCGGTAAAGATTCGATTACCCTTGTACGTTTGGCCCAAAAAGCCTTTGCTCCTGGTAAAATCCCTTTTCCATTGGTACACATCGATACAGGACATAATTTTCCTGAAGCAACTCAGTACCGTGATTGGTTGGCCAATGAAGTAGGAGCAAAGTTGATTGTACGTCAGGTCGAAGATACCATCAAAGCCAAAGGGCTGAAAGAGCAAACGGGTAAAAATGCTACGCGTAACTGGCTTCAGACCTTTACATTGCTTGATACCATCGAAGAATTTGAATTTGATGCGTGTATCGGTGGGGCGCGTCGTGACGAAGAAAAAGCCCGCGCCAAAGAGCGTATCTTCTCTTTCCGCGATGAATTTGGTCAATGGGATCCTAAGCGTCAGCGTCCTGAATTGTGGAATTTGTTTAACGGCAAAATCAGCAAAGGCGAAAATGTACGTTGCTTCCCGATTTCCAACTGGACCGAGCTCGACGTGTGGTCATACATTGAGCGCGAAAAAATTCCGTTGCCTAGCATTTATTTCTCGCACCAACGCGAAATGATTTTGCGCGATGGTAATTTGTTGGCCAATGCCGATTTTATTTTCAAAGATGAAAACGACGTAATTGTAACCAAGACCGTTCGTTTTCGCACGGTAGGTGACATGACTTGTACTGCGGCGGTAGAGTCGGATGCCGATACGATTGAGAAAGTAGTCAACGAAATCAAAGCAACGCGCATCAGCGAACGTGGCGAAACCCGCATCGACGACCAACAAACCGAAGCGGCGATGGAAGACCGTAAAAAGGGAGGATATTTTTAG
- a CDS encoding endonuclease domain-containing protein has protein sequence MERRQIIPYNPKLKEIARQLRNNSTLSEVLLWLELKGKKMRGYDFHRQKPIDNYIVDFFCHELMLVIEIDGISHTWEEVAVNEEIRQRKIESFGIQFLRFDDKEIKQNMSFVLNTIHDWIVEKEKIPS, from the coding sequence ATGGAACGTCGTCAAATCATTCCGTACAACCCTAAACTCAAAGAAATAGCCCGACAATTACGAAATAATAGTACTTTATCAGAAGTGTTATTGTGGCTTGAATTGAAGGGGAAAAAAATGAGAGGGTACGACTTTCACCGACAAAAACCGATTGACAATTATATCGTTGACTTTTTTTGTCATGAGCTGATGTTAGTAATTGAAATTGATGGAATCAGTCATACGTGGGAAGAAGTAGCCGTGAATGAGGAAATTCGTCAACGAAAAATAGAAAGCTTTGGAATACAATTTCTAAGATTTGACGACAAAGAGATAAAACAAAATATGAGTTTTGTCTTAAATACAATTCACGATTGGATAGTTGAAAAAGAAAAAATCCCCTCTTGA
- a CDS encoding phosphoadenylyl-sulfate reductase, producing the protein MILTETHTTESLLSLLNGKTEVEALRLLAETFPGQVAFSTSLGYEDQVITDMILANGIDIRIFTLDTGRMFPETYLTLQKTNNRYDTKIEVMFPKNEAVEQLLTEKGPLSFYESIENRKECCFIRKVEPLNRALKGVKIWVTGIRAEQSPNRTDMQAIEWDGGHELFKYNPLLPWTFDQVKSYVKAHNVPYNPLHDKGFVSIGCAPCTRAIQEGEDFRAGRWWWEDESKKECGLHAK; encoded by the coding sequence ATGATACTCACCGAAACACATACAACAGAATCGTTACTTAGTTTACTCAACGGTAAAACCGAAGTGGAAGCATTGCGCCTTTTGGCCGAAACGTTTCCCGGACAGGTGGCTTTTTCGACCAGCTTGGGCTATGAAGACCAAGTGATCACGGATATGATTTTAGCCAATGGAATTGACATCCGAATCTTTACGCTAGATACGGGCCGCATGTTTCCCGAAACTTATCTGACGCTCCAGAAAACCAATAATCGCTACGATACCAAAATCGAAGTGATGTTCCCCAAAAACGAAGCCGTTGAACAACTGCTGACCGAAAAAGGGCCTTTGAGTTTTTACGAATCCATCGAAAACCGCAAAGAGTGTTGCTTTATTCGCAAAGTAGAACCTTTGAATCGTGCGCTGAAAGGTGTGAAAATTTGGGTGACGGGTATCCGCGCGGAGCAATCACCTAACCGCACTGATATGCAGGCCATTGAGTGGGACGGAGGACATGAATTGTTTAAATACAATCCACTTTTGCCTTGGACATTCGACCAAGTAAAAAGCTACGTGAAGGCGCACAATGTGCCTTATAACCCACTGCATGATAAAGGGTTTGTAAGTATTGGCTGTGCCCCTTGTACCCGCGCCATCCAAGAAGGAGAAGACTTCCGCGCAGGCCGCTGGTGGTGGGAAGATGAAAGCAAAAAAGAGTGTGGGTTACACGCTAAATAG